The following proteins come from a genomic window of Yinghuangia sp. ASG 101:
- a CDS encoding VOC family protein translates to MALEVQITIDCADPAELAAFWAEALGYRPQPPPVGFATWDDALEAMGVPPERRNDASALIDPEGNGPRLFFQRVPEPKRAKNRLHLDLRAAPGLQGDARMEALEATAAHLTTRGATRLTRHDPAPPLNAGHIVMADPEGNEFCLD, encoded by the coding sequence ATGGCTCTCGAAGTCCAGATCACCATCGACTGCGCCGACCCCGCCGAACTCGCCGCCTTCTGGGCCGAGGCCCTCGGCTACCGGCCGCAACCCCCGCCCGTGGGGTTCGCGACGTGGGACGACGCGCTGGAGGCCATGGGCGTACCGCCCGAACGCCGCAACGACGCCTCCGCCCTGATCGACCCCGAGGGCAACGGCCCGCGGCTGTTCTTCCAGCGCGTCCCCGAACCCAAGCGGGCCAAGAACCGCCTCCACCTCGACCTCCGAGCCGCCCCCGGCCTCCAGGGCGACGCCCGCATGGAGGCCCTCGAAGCCACCGCCGCCCACCTCACGACCCGAGGCGCCACCCGCCTCACCCGCCACGACCCCGCCCCACCCCTCAACGCCGGCCACATCGTCATGGCCGACCCGGAAGGCAACGAATTCTGCCTCGACTGA
- a CDS encoding TIGR00730 family Rossman fold protein: MSDAAGDTAPTLPVELIAAPAEEPGPRAAYGELGGARIRLCVFCGSSTGRGAIDVEAAQGVGKAIAARGAGLVYGGASVGLMGVVADAALGAGVEVVGVLPEALAVAEVAHPALGRLELVTTMHERKARMAELSDGYVVLPGGLGTLEEMFEVWTWAHLGIHRSPLGLLNIGGYFDPLLRFVDDAVEAGFVPARSRDLVVVGDDPQRLVDDVIGRIVRDAPAPDPRAHVGEILAERRLRQADAGGTAER, translated from the coding sequence ATGTCGGATGCCGCAGGGGACACCGCTCCCACGCTGCCTGTCGAGTTGATCGCCGCACCGGCCGAGGAGCCGGGGCCTCGCGCCGCGTACGGGGAGTTGGGGGGTGCGCGGATCCGGCTGTGTGTCTTCTGCGGATCGTCCACCGGGCGCGGGGCGATCGACGTGGAGGCCGCGCAGGGGGTCGGGAAGGCGATCGCGGCGCGCGGGGCCGGGCTGGTGTACGGCGGCGCGTCGGTCGGGTTGATGGGCGTCGTGGCGGACGCGGCGCTGGGGGCGGGGGTCGAGGTGGTGGGTGTGCTGCCGGAGGCGCTGGCGGTCGCGGAGGTGGCGCATCCGGCGCTGGGGCGTCTGGAGTTGGTGACGACGATGCATGAACGCAAGGCGCGGATGGCGGAGTTGTCGGACGGATACGTCGTCCTGCCGGGCGGTCTGGGGACGTTGGAGGAGATGTTCGAGGTCTGGACGTGGGCGCACCTCGGGATCCACCGAAGTCCGTTGGGACTGCTGAATATCGGCGGCTACTTCGACCCGCTGCTGCGATTCGTCGACGACGCCGTCGAGGCGGGGTTCGTCCCCGCGCGGTCGCGTGACCTCGTGGTGGTGGGCGACGACCCGCAGCGGTTGGTCGACGACGTCATCGGGCGGATCGTACGGGACGCTCCCGCACCGGATCCCCGGGCGCACGTCGGCGAGATCCTGGCGGAACGGCGGCTGCGGCAGGCGGACGCGGGCGGCACGGCCGAGCGCTAG
- a CDS encoding acyl-CoA synthetase yields MTLPMTPTWHAEHTPDAAALIMGASGEVTTYAQLEDRSTRLARALRDRGVAPGGQIAVLMENNRQYLEVAWAGQRSGLRYTAINNHLRAAEVQYVLDDCGATALVASASMAEVIAGLDLSRVTVRISAAGDLPGFERYADVLAAASPGPLADEREGREMIYSSGTTGRPKGIRKELADKPFGDPSSAPVQVAEGIRVNGGVPEVYLSPAPLYHSAPLVFSMSLQRLGATVVVMERFDPRLCLELVERHRVTHTQFVPTMFVRLLQLPPEERERHDLSSLRFVMHGAAPCPVSVKRRMIEWWGPIIHEYYSGTEDVGSTYISPTEWLAHPGSVGRPLQICHIVGEDGEEVPVGQQGVVYFEGGRSFEYHKDPGKTASVRNAHGWQTLGDIGYVDADGYLYLTDRQAHMIISGGVNIYPQEAENVLAGHPEVADVAVIGVPDPEMGEAVKAVVQPTGAALPGPELAADLLAFCRGELATYKCPRSIDFVDELPRDPNGKLYKRLLRERYWEGHDSRVI; encoded by the coding sequence GTGACGTTGCCGATGACACCGACGTGGCATGCCGAGCACACGCCCGACGCGGCGGCCCTGATCATGGGGGCGAGTGGTGAGGTCACCACGTACGCCCAGCTTGAGGACCGCTCCACCCGCCTCGCGCGGGCGCTGCGCGACCGGGGCGTCGCGCCCGGCGGCCAGATCGCGGTGCTCATGGAGAACAACCGGCAGTACCTGGAGGTCGCGTGGGCCGGGCAGCGCTCGGGCCTGCGCTACACCGCGATCAACAACCACCTGCGCGCGGCCGAGGTGCAGTACGTCCTGGACGACTGCGGCGCGACCGCGCTCGTCGCGTCCGCGTCGATGGCCGAGGTGATCGCCGGTCTCGACCTGTCGCGCGTCACCGTCCGCATATCGGCCGCGGGCGACCTGCCCGGCTTCGAGCGGTACGCCGACGTGCTGGCCGCCGCGTCCCCCGGGCCGTTGGCGGACGAGCGCGAAGGCCGCGAGATGATCTACTCGTCCGGCACCACGGGCCGCCCGAAGGGCATCCGCAAGGAGCTGGCCGACAAGCCGTTCGGCGACCCGTCGTCGGCCCCCGTGCAGGTGGCCGAGGGCATCCGCGTCAACGGCGGCGTCCCGGAGGTGTACCTCTCCCCCGCGCCGCTGTACCACTCGGCGCCGCTCGTGTTCTCGATGTCGCTGCAGCGCCTCGGCGCGACGGTCGTGGTGATGGAGAGGTTCGACCCCCGGCTCTGCCTCGAACTCGTCGAGCGCCACCGCGTGACGCACACGCAGTTCGTGCCGACGATGTTCGTCCGCCTGCTCCAGCTGCCACCCGAGGAGCGCGAGCGCCACGACCTGTCCAGCCTGCGCTTCGTGATGCACGGCGCCGCGCCCTGCCCGGTGTCCGTCAAACGCCGGATGATCGAGTGGTGGGGGCCGATCATCCACGAGTACTACAGCGGCACCGAGGACGTCGGCAGCACGTACATCTCGCCCACCGAATGGCTCGCGCACCCCGGGTCCGTCGGCCGGCCGCTCCAGATCTGCCACATCGTCGGCGAGGACGGCGAGGAAGTACCGGTCGGGCAGCAGGGCGTCGTCTACTTCGAGGGCGGACGGTCGTTCGAGTACCACAAGGACCCCGGCAAGACGGCGTCCGTACGCAACGCGCACGGCTGGCAGACCCTCGGCGACATCGGCTACGTCGACGCCGACGGCTACCTCTACCTGACGGACCGTCAAGCGCACATGATCATCTCCGGTGGCGTCAACATCTATCCGCAGGAAGCCGAGAACGTGCTCGCCGGGCACCCCGAGGTGGCGGACGTCGCGGTGATCGGCGTCCCGGATCCGGAGATGGGCGAGGCGGTCAAGGCGGTCGTGCAACCGACGGGCGCCGCACTCCCCGGCCCCGAGCTGGCGGCGGACCTTTTGGCCTTCTGCCGCGGCGAGTTGGCCACCTACAAGTGCCCGCGCAGCATCGACTTCGTCGACGAACTCCCGCGCGACCCGAACGGCAAGCTCTACAAGCGGCTGCTGCGCGAACGCTATTGGGAGGGACACGACTCCCGTGTGATCTGA
- a CDS encoding helix-turn-helix transcriptional regulator produces the protein MSVEATTERVLRLLALLQHRPSWTAAELAAELRVTDRSVRRDVGRLRALGYPVHALPGVGGGYRLGAGARMPPLLLDDDEAIATGVSLRLASGGTVAGTGEAALRALAKLDQVMPPRLRAEVRAVHAATATLVGPGTEIDAEVLVTLARACRDLVRVRFRYADSRGAERERTVEPVRMVATSHRWYLMAWDVDRGDWRTFRLDRMREVAATTWQFPAREHPEPVAYVRHSIAEAPYRHIARVRLLARPDQVRELVPPQVAHVEDDGDGRCVLVVGADDLDWIALQVARLGFEAEVLEPDALREAAAALARRLAAMGAPGRPDAPG, from the coding sequence GTGTCCGTCGAGGCGACAACCGAACGCGTGCTGCGTCTGCTGGCGCTGCTGCAGCACCGGCCGTCGTGGACCGCCGCCGAACTCGCGGCCGAACTGCGCGTCACCGACCGTTCGGTACGCCGCGACGTGGGCCGGTTGCGCGCGCTCGGCTACCCCGTACACGCGCTCCCCGGCGTCGGCGGCGGGTACCGGCTCGGGGCGGGCGCGCGGATGCCGCCGCTGCTCCTCGACGATGACGAGGCGATCGCGACAGGGGTGTCCCTGCGGCTGGCATCAGGGGGAACCGTCGCCGGGACGGGGGAGGCGGCGCTGCGCGCGCTCGCCAAGCTCGACCAGGTGATGCCGCCCCGGCTGCGCGCGGAGGTGCGGGCCGTGCACGCCGCCACCGCGACCCTGGTCGGCCCGGGTACGGAGATCGACGCCGAGGTGCTGGTGACGCTGGCCCGGGCCTGTCGTGACCTGGTGCGGGTGCGGTTCCGTTATGCGGACAGCCGGGGGGCCGAGCGGGAGCGTACGGTCGAGCCGGTGCGCATGGTCGCCACCAGCCACCGCTGGTACTTGATGGCGTGGGACGTCGACCGCGGCGACTGGCGTACGTTCCGGCTCGACCGGATGCGCGAAGTGGCCGCGACGACATGGCAGTTCCCGGCCCGGGAGCATCCCGAGCCGGTGGCGTACGTACGGCACTCCATCGCCGAGGCGCCGTACCGGCACATCGCCCGGGTCCGCCTGCTCGCGCGGCCCGATCAGGTGCGGGAGCTGGTGCCGCCCCAGGTGGCCCACGTCGAGGACGATGGCGACGGCAGGTGTGTGCTCGTCGTCGGCGCGGACGACCTGGACTGGATCGCGCTGCAGGTGGCGCGGCTGGGATTCGAGGCGGAGGTGTTGGAGCCCGACGCGTTGCGGGAGGCCGCTGCGGCACTGGCACGACGACTCGCGGCGATGGGCGCGCCGGGTCGGCCGGACGCCCCGGGGTGA
- a CDS encoding phosphotransferase family protein — MTASEKTVPALDAEQTARLTAWMDAAGLAGAGAPLESRYISGGAQNEIYELSRGDFRCAMRIPPTTAPADRDKGILREWRIIEALNGTDVPHTEAVAVCDDKSVLGRTFYLMGFVDGWSPMSLPGGPRWAEPFDKDAEARAGLGYQLAEGAALLSKVDWKAKGLADLGRPDGFHERQVDRWTAFLNRIKGREIPGFDEASAWLRAHRPIDFVPGLMHGDYQFANVMYAHDAPARLAAIVDWEMGTVGDPKIDLAWLLERWPEDTGTPEAATCSYVDMTGMPSRSTIIAHYAEVSGRQVDDIDYYLILAKWKLAVVLEQGFQRAGDNPTLQMFGPMVLDLMKESADLAATTDYRN; from the coding sequence GTGACTGCCTCCGAGAAAACCGTCCCGGCGCTGGACGCCGAGCAGACCGCTCGGCTCACCGCGTGGATGGACGCCGCCGGCCTGGCCGGGGCCGGTGCGCCGCTGGAGTCCCGCTACATCTCCGGGGGTGCGCAGAACGAGATCTACGAACTCTCGCGCGGCGACTTCCGCTGCGCGATGCGCATCCCGCCGACCACCGCCCCGGCCGACCGCGACAAGGGCATCCTCCGCGAGTGGCGCATCATCGAGGCGCTGAACGGCACCGACGTCCCGCACACCGAGGCCGTCGCGGTCTGCGACGACAAGTCCGTCCTCGGCCGGACGTTCTACCTCATGGGCTTCGTCGACGGCTGGTCGCCGATGAGCCTGCCCGGCGGCCCGCGTTGGGCCGAGCCGTTCGACAAGGACGCCGAGGCGCGGGCCGGCCTCGGCTACCAACTCGCCGAGGGCGCCGCGCTGTTGTCCAAGGTCGACTGGAAGGCCAAGGGCCTCGCCGACCTCGGCCGCCCCGACGGCTTCCACGAGCGCCAGGTCGACCGCTGGACCGCCTTCCTGAACCGCATCAAGGGCCGCGAGATCCCCGGCTTCGACGAGGCGTCGGCCTGGCTCCGCGCCCACCGCCCGATCGACTTCGTCCCCGGACTCATGCACGGCGACTACCAGTTCGCCAACGTCATGTACGCCCACGACGCCCCCGCGCGCCTGGCCGCGATCGTCGACTGGGAGATGGGCACGGTCGGCGACCCCAAGATCGACCTCGCCTGGCTCCTCGAACGCTGGCCCGAGGACACCGGCACCCCCGAGGCCGCCACGTGCAGCTACGTCGACATGACCGGCATGCCGTCGCGCTCGACGATCATCGCGCACTACGCCGAGGTCTCCGGGCGCCAGGTCGACGACATCGACTACTACCTGATCCTCGCCAAGTGGAAGCTCGCCGTCGTCCTCGAACAGGGCTTCCAGCGCGCGGGCGACAACCCGACGCTGCAGATGTTCGGGCCGATGGTGCTCGACCTGATGAAGGAGTCCGCCGACCTGGCGGCGACCACCGACTACCGCAACTGA
- a CDS encoding PucR family transcriptional regulator, whose protein sequence is MRRVAVPEEYLDGFDAILAEVSLTGRRLTRTELDQRGELGERAAEEGVSQRQVVAAYVAAARGSWAALPGVRKGATARDVAGIAESVLDALGQAVEAVCAGHSRAQVLAVRQEEAARREFVDDLLYGRSDLGRLAERAERFGLRLAHDHAVAVAAGPEPYTDTHRVTRQVESALTSRFGDRRILLTTKDDRLVCVAPGSRDEMLTFFAAQARAASGSGTVAIGRAHRGPGGVVHSYEEALGALDLAARIGLSTPVLRSADLLVFPVLTRDRQAMADLVRTKLGPLRKARGGAEPLLETLWVYFDAGCVSTEAARRLRLSVRALTYRLERIKTLTGADPAEPLQRYMLHTAVIGARLLDWPAREL, encoded by the coding sequence ATGCGTCGGGTCGCCGTACCGGAGGAATACCTCGACGGATTCGATGCGATCCTCGCGGAGGTCTCCCTCACCGGGCGCCGTCTGACCCGGACGGAGCTGGACCAGCGTGGGGAGTTGGGCGAGCGCGCGGCCGAAGAGGGCGTCAGCCAGCGGCAGGTGGTCGCCGCGTACGTCGCCGCCGCGCGGGGTTCGTGGGCGGCGCTGCCGGGCGTCCGGAAGGGCGCGACGGCCCGCGACGTCGCGGGGATCGCGGAGAGCGTGTTGGACGCGCTCGGGCAGGCGGTCGAGGCGGTGTGCGCGGGGCACTCCCGCGCACAGGTTCTGGCGGTGCGTCAGGAGGAGGCGGCGCGAAGGGAGTTCGTCGACGACCTGCTCTACGGGCGCAGCGATTTGGGGCGACTGGCCGAGCGCGCCGAGCGGTTCGGCCTGCGGCTGGCCCACGACCACGCGGTGGCGGTGGCCGCCGGGCCCGAGCCGTACACCGACACCCACCGCGTCACCCGCCAGGTCGAGAGCGCGCTGACCAGCCGCTTCGGGGACCGCCGCATCCTCCTGACCACCAAGGACGACCGCCTGGTGTGCGTCGCGCCCGGGTCGCGCGACGAGATGCTGACGTTCTTCGCGGCGCAGGCGCGGGCGGCCTCGGGCAGCGGGACCGTGGCCATCGGGCGCGCGCACCGCGGGCCGGGCGGGGTCGTGCACTCCTACGAAGAGGCCCTGGGGGCCTTGGATCTGGCGGCTCGGATCGGTCTGAGCACTCCGGTCCTGCGTTCCGCGGACCTGCTGGTCTTCCCGGTGCTCACGCGGGACCGGCAGGCGATGGCCGACCTGGTCCGGACGAAGCTCGGCCCGCTGCGCAAGGCGCGCGGGGGCGCGGAGCCACTGTTGGAGACGCTGTGGGTGTACTTCGACGCGGGCTGCGTCTCCACGGAGGCGGCGCGGCGGCTGCGCCTCAGCGTGCGCGCGCTCACGTACCGGCTGGAGCGGATCAAGACGCTCACCGGCGCGGACCCGGCCGAGCCGCTGCAGCGGTACATGCTGCACACCGCGGTGATCGGCGCCAGGCTCCTGGACTGGCCGGCGCGGGAGTTGTGA
- a CDS encoding very short patch repair endonuclease, producing MYENFGVKPLESTPGTRARMSRQKSRDTQVELALRRALHAAGLRFRVHRRPVVGVRREADIVFGPAKVAVFVDGCFWHGCPEHATWPQRNAEFWRTKIEGNQRRDADTDARLASAGWLAVRVWEHEPAATAAVRVRDAVIRRRAAKPSGSTPDA from the coding sequence GTGTACGAGAATTTCGGTGTGAAGCCGTTGGAGTCGACGCCCGGGACGAGGGCGCGCATGAGCCGCCAGAAGAGCCGGGACACACAGGTCGAGTTGGCGTTGCGTCGGGCCCTTCACGCGGCGGGGCTGCGATTTCGGGTGCACCGCAGGCCGGTCGTGGGTGTCCGGAGGGAGGCCGACATCGTGTTCGGTCCGGCGAAGGTCGCGGTGTTCGTCGACGGATGCTTCTGGCACGGGTGTCCCGAGCACGCCACGTGGCCACAACGCAACGCCGAATTCTGGCGTACCAAGATCGAGGGCAATCAACGGCGGGACGCCGACACCGACGCGCGCCTCGCGAGTGCGGGCTGGCTGGCGGTCCGGGTCTGGGAACACGAGCCCGCCGCCACGGCCGCCGTGCGGGTACGCGACGCGGTGATCCGACGGCGGGCGGCCAAGCCGAGCGGGTCGACGCCCGACGCGTAG
- a CDS encoding VOC family protein, translating into MTLRRIEIGLVSTDSTLADYYAAVFELEVLPAVEAGSGTVHRLQGPGALIKIMVPTEPPTPATPVTPFIATTGLRYLTLAVTDLDATLARAKAHNGTVQLGPLEISPGLRIALLQDPDGNTTELVHEPA; encoded by the coding sequence ATGACCTTGCGGCGCATCGAAATCGGCCTCGTCAGCACCGACAGCACGCTCGCCGACTACTACGCCGCCGTCTTCGAACTGGAAGTGCTCCCCGCCGTCGAAGCCGGCTCCGGCACCGTCCACCGCCTCCAGGGCCCCGGCGCCCTGATCAAGATCATGGTCCCCACCGAACCCCCCACCCCGGCCACTCCCGTCACCCCCTTCATCGCCACCACCGGCCTCCGCTACCTCACCCTCGCCGTCACCGACCTCGACGCCACCCTCGCCCGCGCCAAGGCCCACAACGGCACCGTCCAACTCGGCCCCCTCGAAATATCCCCCGGCCTCCGCATTGCCCTCCTCCAGGACCCCGACGGCAACACCACCGAACTCGTCCACGAGCCCGCCTGA
- a CDS encoding DinB family protein has translation MTDDAWNPLLREQIAAHWSGQVRPRLDGLTDDEYFWEPVPDCWNVRPRGTGTAPVRAGSGAMTIDFAMPIPEPPPVTTIAWRLGHVIVGVLAVRNAAHFGHPPTDYQAFEYAETAQAALAQLDTHYARWLRGVAALGEAALGRPCGEAEGPYAERSWAALVLHINRELIHHLSEVCLLRDLYAHTPDPTRPKAS, from the coding sequence ATGACCGACGACGCCTGGAACCCCCTGCTCCGTGAGCAGATCGCCGCGCACTGGTCCGGCCAGGTGCGCCCCCGCCTCGACGGGCTCACCGACGACGAGTATTTCTGGGAACCCGTGCCCGATTGTTGGAACGTACGCCCGCGCGGGACCGGCACCGCTCCGGTGCGGGCGGGATCCGGTGCGATGACCATCGACTTCGCGATGCCGATTCCGGAACCGCCGCCGGTGACGACGATCGCCTGGCGGCTCGGCCATGTGATCGTCGGGGTGCTCGCGGTACGCAACGCCGCGCATTTCGGCCACCCGCCGACCGACTACCAGGCGTTCGAGTACGCCGAAACCGCGCAGGCCGCGCTCGCGCAACTCGACACGCACTACGCCCGGTGGCTGCGCGGGGTCGCGGCCCTGGGCGAAGCGGCCCTCGGCCGACCCTGCGGCGAGGCGGAGGGCCCGTACGCCGAGCGTTCGTGGGCCGCGTTGGTGCTGCACATCAACCGCGAGCTGATCCACCATCTGTCGGAGGTGTGCCTGCTCCGCGACCTCTACGCGCACACGCCCGACCCGACCCGACCGAAGGCGAGCTGA
- a CDS encoding cold-shock protein: MATGTVKWFNADKGFGFITQDEGGPDVFVHFSAINSSGYRELQENQRVSYDVTQGAKGPQAANVTAQ, from the coding sequence ATGGCGACTGGCACGGTGAAGTGGTTCAACGCGGACAAGGGCTTCGGCTTCATCACGCAGGACGAGGGGGGTCCGGACGTGTTCGTCCACTTCTCCGCGATCAACTCCTCCGGCTACCGCGAGCTGCAGGAGAACCAGCGGGTCTCGTACGACGTCACCCAGGGCGCCAAGGGCCCCCAGGCGGCGAACGTCACCGCGCAGTAA